In one window of Opitutus sp. GAS368 DNA:
- the pilM gene encoding pilus assembly protein PilM: MASNRTLILDCGASRTALGAFSRQGRRLRFDHYAVGNLPVHAGSEDHWLEHTRAALATLRAKLKPGGPVVLVLPAHLSLTKLIKTPRVDPAKREKVIRFEAEQSIPYALDDVVWDSVVAAEHDLDLEVLLAAARLEAVEPLCAAVQAAGFEPRLILPSSLATLAAFRLVHDTPKEPALVLNLGGRSTTLLHVEGPRFVARTLALGGQGITQQLAENQDCDPEEAEAIKLSERSGGLTADAMASLATRLAQEITRSVLHFRRQSGMKNPARVHLTGGGARLAGLGEALAAKLKVPVDRLDVLGALEIGPGAARHDAAEHALTLADLAGAATTQLRPGLPLLDLLPPRRRRHENLRRRQPWLAAAAVLAVAALLPPLLHFRAVAAEARHQTDTIERELAPLRERDARNRANLQRFEVIKQEVAQLQGIHDRRVSWLNLLADLQDRMVRVEDVWLERMSVASTPGTPLKLAVSGRMLDKTNPLSKVSPETFNRVKALLASFVESPFVASVEAERFDNEQPGILKFDFVLVANPARPL; this comes from the coding sequence GTGGCGTCCAACCGCACATTGATCCTCGATTGTGGAGCCAGTCGCACGGCGCTGGGCGCTTTCAGCCGGCAAGGCCGGCGGTTGCGGTTCGACCATTACGCGGTCGGGAACCTGCCGGTTCATGCCGGCAGCGAGGACCACTGGCTGGAGCACACGCGGGCGGCGCTCGCGACCCTGCGGGCGAAGCTGAAGCCGGGTGGCCCGGTCGTGCTGGTCCTGCCCGCCCACCTGTCGCTGACGAAGCTCATCAAGACGCCCCGCGTGGACCCGGCCAAGCGGGAGAAGGTCATCCGTTTCGAAGCGGAGCAGAGCATACCTTACGCCTTGGACGACGTCGTCTGGGACAGCGTCGTGGCCGCCGAGCACGACCTCGACCTGGAGGTGTTGCTCGCCGCCGCCAGGCTGGAGGCGGTCGAACCCTTGTGTGCCGCGGTGCAGGCGGCGGGCTTCGAGCCGCGCCTGATCCTGCCCTCGTCGCTGGCGACCCTCGCGGCGTTCCGGCTGGTGCACGACACGCCCAAGGAGCCCGCGCTCGTGCTCAACCTGGGCGGCCGCTCAACGACGCTGCTGCACGTGGAGGGGCCGCGGTTTGTCGCGCGCACGCTGGCGCTGGGCGGGCAAGGCATCACCCAGCAGCTGGCGGAGAACCAGGATTGCGATCCCGAGGAGGCCGAGGCGATCAAGCTTTCCGAGCGCAGCGGCGGCCTGACCGCCGACGCCATGGCATCCCTCGCCACCCGGCTGGCGCAGGAGATCACGCGGTCGGTGCTGCATTTCCGGCGTCAGAGCGGCATGAAGAACCCGGCGCGCGTCCACCTCACCGGTGGCGGGGCCCGGCTGGCCGGCCTCGGCGAGGCCCTGGCCGCGAAACTCAAGGTGCCCGTCGACCGCCTCGATGTGCTCGGGGCCCTCGAGATCGGTCCGGGCGCCGCGCGCCACGATGCGGCCGAGCACGCGCTCACGCTGGCCGACCTCGCGGGCGCGGCCACGACCCAGCTGCGACCGGGACTGCCGCTGCTCGACCTCCTGCCGCCGCGGCGGCGGCGCCATGAAAACCTGCGCCGGCGGCAACCCTGGCTGGCCGCGGCGGCCGTCCTGGCGGTGGCGGCGCTGCTGCCCCCGCTGCTGCATTTCCGCGCGGTGGCCGCCGAGGCCCGACACCAGACGGACACCATCGAACGCGAACTGGCGCCCCTGCGCGAGCGTGACGCCCGCAATCGCGCCAACCTGCAGAGATTCGAGGTAATCAAGCAGGAGGTTGCCCAGCTGCAGGGCATCCATGACCGGCGCGTGAGCTGGCTGAACCTGCTGGCCGACCTGCAGGACCGCATGGTGCGCGTCGAGGACGTATGGCTGGAGCGGATGTCCGTGGCGTCCACCCCCGGCACGCCCCTCAAACTCGCCGTGTCCGGCCGCATGCTCGACAAGACCAACCCGCTTTCCAAGGTCAGCCCCGAGACCTTCAACCGCGTGAAGGCGCTGCTCGCGAGCTTCGTGGAGTCGCCGTTTGTCGCCAGCGTCGAGGCCGAGCGCTTCGACAACGAGCAGCCCGGCATCCTGAAATTCGACTTCGTGCTCGTGGCCAACCCGGCCCGGCCGCTCTGA
- a CDS encoding Amuc_1100 family pilus-like protein, translating into MNWLKRNPLLGAVLLACTLALAAEGWLLAQARQQAARAVAGLQQKQQEREWLGRQSPAPSEANEQAIDRDFAQAVKVWEDLRTALQGRDPKILETPPPAKPTDAYFDIAAFVEKMRATAARARVMIKSDERFGFATHSNEGPEADLVPAVFRQRLVSQYLVEALLEARPRVLVSVQRERPLTAAQRDQRNQTGQANAPAAVTPATGGVAADFFEFDAPSSLRVPGRVESMAFRLEFTGQTPALRAFLNSLAALPLPVIVRRVEVEPLAGEATPAAALAPGAPVPLVTQNLSKFAVVVECVELLTASERSVL; encoded by the coding sequence ATGAACTGGTTGAAACGCAATCCGCTGCTGGGGGCCGTGCTGCTGGCCTGCACACTCGCGCTTGCGGCGGAGGGCTGGTTGCTGGCGCAGGCCCGACAGCAGGCGGCGCGGGCCGTCGCGGGATTGCAGCAGAAGCAGCAGGAACGCGAATGGCTGGGCCGGCAGTCGCCGGCGCCGAGCGAGGCCAACGAGCAGGCCATCGACCGGGATTTCGCCCAGGCCGTCAAGGTGTGGGAGGATTTGCGCACGGCCCTGCAGGGTCGCGATCCGAAAATTCTCGAGACGCCGCCGCCCGCAAAGCCGACCGACGCCTATTTCGACATCGCCGCTTTCGTCGAGAAGATGCGCGCCACGGCGGCGCGCGCCCGGGTGATGATCAAGTCCGACGAGCGCTTCGGTTTTGCCACGCATTCGAACGAGGGGCCGGAGGCGGACCTGGTGCCGGCGGTGTTCCGCCAGCGGCTCGTCAGCCAATATCTCGTGGAGGCCCTGCTGGAAGCCCGGCCCCGCGTGCTGGTGAGCGTGCAACGGGAGCGGCCCTTGACTGCCGCGCAACGGGACCAGCGCAACCAGACCGGTCAGGCCAATGCGCCGGCCGCGGTCACGCCCGCCACCGGCGGGGTGGCGGCGGATTTCTTCGAGTTCGACGCCCCGAGTTCGCTGCGGGTGCCCGGCCGGGTGGAAAGCATGGCCTTCCGCCTCGAGTTCACCGGACAGACGCCGGCCTTGCGCGCGTTTTTGAACAGCCTCGCGGCCCTGCCGCTGCCCGTCATCGTCCGCCGCGTCGAAGTGGAGCCCTTGGCGGGCGAGGCAACGCCGGCCGCGGCGCTGGCTCCCGGCGCGCCCGTGCCCCTGGTGACGCAGAATCTTTCAAAGTTTGCGGTCGTCGTGGAATGTGTTGAGCTGCTGACCGCCTCGGAGCGGTCCGTCCTATGA